The following nucleotide sequence is from Aspergillus luchuensis IFO 4308 DNA, chromosome 1, nearly complete sequence.
CCTCGGCCCAGCCTTCATGACCTTCTCCCACCAacttctcaccctcctcggcgccccctccacccctccgcctcttcctctccgtcttcAGACCCTCACCCGCGTCCGCGCggcctctctcctcctctccgcttccTCAACCATGGGCTCCCTCGCCCGTCTCACCGAATCCCTCCCCCAGATCCCTATCCCCGCTACAGTGGCTACCTCCGTCTCTACTACGCTCTCTCATCTTTCTTCCGCGTGCGACCATCTCCGCCACGGCCAGTTCCAAGCCGCCCTGGCAAGTGCCCGTGTCGCggaggccgaggccgagCGCAGCTTCTTCGAGAAGAGTATGGTTGGCCAGATGTATTTCCCCGATGAGCATAAGGTGGCGGTGTATTTGCCGCTGCTGGGGCCCGTGGGAGTACCGCTTATTGTGGGTCTACTcaaggaggtgaagaaggtaGTGAGTgcttggaaggagaggaggaggtgaacGTGATTACCCTGGTTTAGTGGGTTTGTTTGGTTTCGTgtatgtatagtatattacaTTTCTAGATTCATTGCATGATATTTATTGCAGAAGTTCAAAAATaggtaactaactagctacaAGGTATCTCAAAGACTTCTTAAGAACATACTGAATACAATGTACCACCTTATTACTTTATCAAACCACATAAATCACATAATTACGACGCATCTCGAATCAtgtaagaaagaaacaaagtaTTATATCACTTCTCCATATCATCAAATGTCCCCTCCGTCCTTATATGCGTTGGATAAGGTTCTGGTTTCAAGACACCCGTTGTAGCAAACACCCCCGGCGGCGTATATACCCTAATGCTTTCCGTACGGGCCAGTGTCTTCTTCGACGGCGTCCGCCCAGGCTGCAACGGCGTCACGGAGATAGGCAACGGAGGAACAGGCACCGGTACACGAGCATGCATCGCTCCACCGCCGTGCTCTGGGACGAGGGTCTTTGCGGGATTGGCCTTCGGTAGGGGAGGAGCATTGTTGGGGTTGAAGAGACTCCGGACTCGGGTCCCGGTGCGTTGGATGCGTGAGCGAGCGCCTTCGGAGTATCGCTTTGTGTTGCGGTtacggcggaggaggaagtctGTTCGGTAGGAGGTTTCGTCGGAGGGAATTGGGGAGGAGATGCCGATGAGTGTGCCTTTTGAGGAGCGGCGGGTAAATTGGGCTACTTTGGCTGAGGGGGGTTGGTGTTTCTGCTGGTGTTTGCggtagaggaagagggcTAGAAGGGCTAGGACGGCGCCGAAGATGGCCCCGGGGAAGAAGCCTGCTATAATGGCGTTGGTGGGGTAGGATGGGCAGGAGGCTTTGGAGGATAGTgcggctgctgaggaggtgccgttggtgctgctgctgctgttgttgtcaGAGATGGCGGTCTTGGAGGAGCCAGTCGTGACGGGGACGATGGTGGGATTGGAAGCATCGGTTGTAGAGGCGGAGGTTGTGAAGGAAGTGATGGTTCCTGTGGAGGATGTGGTCCCTGTCGTGGATGTTGTGGATGACTGGCTGGCGCTGAGAGTGGATGCACTGGATGTGTTCATGGCACAGAGCGAGTCCCCTGTGCAGGTGTAGCCAAAGGGACAGCATTTGTCGCCAcatttggggagggagtcgTCTAGTCGCGTTGTCTTGACGGAGTTCTTCGGATGTGCTGTTGcattctgcagctgcacaTCGCAGGTTATTGTTTCGATGTAGTCACAGCTCTGTCCGCTGGGACAGCAGATAGCAGAGCTGGAGTCGTCCAGGCTGATGCATGTTGACGAGCTAGAGCAGCAGAAATCATCCGGCAACTTGCTGTCTGCACACTTGTTATAGTTGCTTGGACATGAGTCGGAGCTTCGTAGCAGTAAGCCAAAGGCCTGCGTTGGCGATACCGTCGAAGCAATGAGGGCGAGGAGCAGTATCATGGAGGGCCGTCTCATGAGGGAACAAAGCTGTGGCCTTGTCATTGCGATCTGACTCTAATCCAATACAATAGAtagatgagatgaagaaaaTCAAATATAGGCTTGCGTAGACTTTGGCTAAGCGAGGAACGCTGTCTATGAAAGAAAGTATGAGACAAGAAACTTGCAACAGTGTTAATGAGTGAAAGAAAGGATGAAAGAACAATGAGCGACTTACAAAGGCATTTGCCATCGACTCCCAACGAATACCCCGGAAGTGCCCATCCTAATCACCCAGCGCTACCTGCTGCCCGACATTCTGCAGCATCATGATACAAACATCCACAGCTGCAGGCGCCGAGTCTCAGAATAGCACAGCGGATGGGGCGCATGGTTCGAGGGCTAATGAGGGTGATTGAGATAGGCGCCGGGAGGAGCCACGGGAAGGCGACGATCAACGACAGGCCATGGCATTCCAAACCCGACCAGAGCTCCTGCAGAGCCCGGCGCGTAGAGCAAGTTGAGCGATGAAGAAaccagacgaagaagatcatgatggctgaAATGCTGCCGAAGTAAATCGCAGCATTTTGATTGGCCGAGCTGGCGCCCGCTTACCTAACCAGCGCTAGACCCGAAAGAGGTGAGTTCTGAAGGCCGAACGGGAAATTCTGCGGTGGTCCTGAAATCAACCGCTTGTTGCTCGCCATCTTGTCGCCTGTCCaatcccccatcatcatgttGAACCGCCTCTTCCGGCCGCAGTCCGCGCTGCGTGCTgcctccgccttctcccAGGTGAGCTGACCCCATCCCAATGCCCGGGGTGGGCTCATAGCTAACCAACCTGACCTCCGCCAGAAGCCCGTCTCCGCGCTCCCACGCTTTCAGATCCGGAGCCTGCACCGCGTGCCCCAATTAACCAACGACCAGTACTTCAAGAACAATGGCATTCCGGAGCTGCTATCGCCCGAGGCGTTCGACTTCGCCTGGACGCAATACCAGGGTCTGCTCATCGACAAGCTGAACCTGATGACGCAGGGTTAGTTACCTTGCAGTGCAGCTCAAACTCCGCTGGTATGAAACTGACACCATCTTCCCTCCACTGCAACAGACACCGTCGACGCCGACGCAAAGCCCGGAGAACTGCTGGTCAAGTACTCCCGCCGACCGGAGATGGCGTCCGTGTTCAACTATGCCTCGATGGcccacaacaaccacttcttcttcaactgccTGGTGAGTGTCCCAAGGTCGAGTTGTGTCAGGCCCAGCTTCTAACACACCTGTGCTAGTCCCCCCAACAAACCCAGATCCCCGAAAAGTTCGCCAAAGACATCGTCGATACCTGCTCCTCGATCGAATCTCTGAAACTCGATTTCCTGGCCACCGCCAACGCCATGTTCGGCCCCGGTTTCGTCTGGCTGGCCAAGAACCTCGAGCGGGAGGGTCTGATGCACATCTTCTGCACGTATAACGCTGGCTCGCCCTACCCGGCGGCTCATGCGCGGAGGCAACCGGTCGATATGGCGACACACTCGCCGGACGCGCCGCTGGGCAACCAGTACGCTGGCGCGATGGGTGCGCACGCGGCTAACCAGAAGAACATGGCGCCGGGTGCTCTGGACGTCCAGCCCATTCTGTGTGTGAACACATGGGAGCATGTGTGGATGATGGACTACGGCATTGGTGGTAAGGCGGAGTACTTGGAGCGCTGGTGGGATCGGATTAACTGGGAGGTGGTGTTCGACAACTACAATGCGGTTGGGCCGGTTAAGGGCAATGCGGCTAATGCTGGACGGAACTTGAGCATGCTGTGATCTATTCTCTCTTCcggtcatttcttttttgttcaTGTGATAAACTGTATTATACAATGTGTAGCTTCTATTTCATATTCTATGTATGCACTGATGTGTATCatatccctttcctttccctccataacaatattataatacatcCGGTCCACCTCATATGCATCCATAATAATCCACAAAAGAATAGAGAGAAAGTTCAAGGCCTTCCCAACACATCATAAATCCTCTTCTCAAACGCCTCGACCATAACACCAGCCATCTGTCCCTCCACAGCGCCCATCATAGCAGCATGCAGCTGACTGCGGAACTCAAACCGAATATCCAGCTTCACCACCGTCCCCTTACCCTCACCCTGACTCTGCAACTCCCACCGTGTACTCAAGTACTCAAAGagcccctcatcctcacccggAAATCCCTGTCCGTCTTTCTTGCCCACGCCGTACTTAGCGCCGCTTTGCGCCTCCACGACCCAGTTCTCCGCGTCGCAGGTCACCTTGGAGGTAAAGGTCTCGCTGAGGGGCCCGTAGCCGACGGTGAGGAAGGCGCGGGTCGGGTAGTTGGTTGTTGGGTCACGGTGGGTGACGGTCGAGGCGGttaggaaggggaggaaggaggagtagGATTCGACGGAGGAGATGATATCGAAGAGAGGCGCGGGAGCGTGTGGGAGCGTCCGGGTCGCGGTGAGGTGGCGGGTTTTGGAGGCGGAGTCGGAGTtggggagaaaggaggagaggaaggggcgTTTTTGGATTGTTGGTTGAGAGAGTGAGGTGGTCGAAGAGATTGAGGTTCTTGATCTGGTGATTCGTAGGTTGTTGGTCTTATTTGTTGAGTGATGAGAGAGGTGGTTGGAGAAGGCTGATGTGGAGAGGGAGCGATGCGCTGCTCGTGGGAGGGAGACCCGGTTGTAGAGGCTGCGTGGTATCGGTGGTCGCATCATTGTGGATGTGTAGTGTGTAGTGCAACGTGGTGGTGGAATTTGAGTATATCAGTGGTTGGTCTGGGTAGAGGGTAGAATGGTGGTTCAACTTTGGGTGGACTTTTTGTCGGCTTCCGAGCGGATCTCCGCCCCCGAGCTTATCTCGGGTTCCTCCCGGTTGACACTTCCGCTGTGGTTTACTACAATCCTTCCCTTTCTATATGTTTACAGCTTCTGGTATATTATCCCCCCATAACCCCACATCCGTGTTGGCGGCACATTGCATCTGCTGATCCCAGAGATTCTACGCCTGTTAGCTAGTTTCAAATTCTAGTTGCAGCGGCTCACTTACCCAGTCGAGATTGGTTGGCGCATCGAGCATCTCTCCGATAACATCGAGTGCCTGATACTCTGGGGTGATGCCCATTGGATCCACTCCAACTGAGTATGGCTGCCCATTCCAACTTCCGTATAGTGGTGGTTGTGCTGCACTCATTAGCAATGTACTTCGGGTTATCCCGTGCCACTTACCGGAAGTCAGTTGTTGGCTTTCCTGTTGCTGGAAATTAATTCGCCGCAGCATGATTGTCAGTGCCACATATGCCTTCTGTGCATCTGCCGAGCGTCTACGCTGCTGCTCAAATATCCGATGTGACGTTTTAATGGTCGCTAGCAGTTCCTCCCGGCTCCGGATGACTGCCGCTACGTCCTCGTCCGTGCTTCCCGTCGGTGTGCCGGTAGGGTTCTGCGACAGATCCAGACAGATGATCATGGCGGCAAGCAAATAGTCTGCGGTCTGAAGCGAGTTCGGGAATTGTCGGTCGCGGTAAAGAAGTCCACCCGGCTGAGTCTCGTGGTAGATATCCGCCTGGTGACGGAGGATCTCCTTGGAAGCACTCATGCAAACCTGACGCGAGTAGGCATAGCGGGGATTGGTATGCACCTCGCCCAGGTAGCGCCGATGCAGCACACAGCGGGCCTTCTGGTACAAAAGTTCCAATGTGTATCGTCTCAGGATCAGGTATGATGAATCCACGAAGCACTGGTCAAGTGGGCGTATCTTGAATGCAGTGGGCACAAGGTCCCGAGCTTCCTCCAGCTGTCGGTCCAGGGCCAGTATGTCATCATATGTCATAGGATCGCGCGAGTACGCTAAATCAGAGATCTTCCCAAATACGGCCATAAGTCGTGACTTTCCGCGGATATATGCAGTTGTACTGAGTTCAGTCTCGGGTCGAGATGGCGGCAGTTCAACGGTAGACTCCCCAAATTCCTCATCAGAGATGTTACGCGGTAGCTCCACGTCCTGCTGCCAGTCCTGTATACCCCGCGGGACCCCAACCTGGAACGAGATCAAAACATCCAGTTGACGCATGATAGCCCAGACCCGCCGCCTCATCTCGCCTTCGTATGGTGTGATATTCGGAAAGTGTTGCGGATCCCGGTGGTACCCTGAACGCATAGCAAGTCGAATTGCCATGTTCAGCAGAAAAGATACTCCGACTTGGGCATCCTCGCTGCGGAAGAATTCGCACATTGTGTAAAAAAACAGAGCCTCCACTTTGAAACGCCCCGGAACGGTGTAGTTCGACTGAACTAGACACTGCGCGGTCAATTGCCTGAGACGCTGAACGGCTTCATCTGCTTCCCCGAATTCTGCCGGTAGCGGCTCCCCGGTGCGCATATACACGGACATTGTTATTGTGAGAGCTGCGTACAGCAGTGCCAGCCAAGAGATAGAAACTTCCTTTGGTCTTTGCCAGAATTGGTTATACTGCGCGCGTCAGCAGCATCCTTTGTATCTCCCACTCGATTGAACTAGCATACCTGTTTCTGGAAAGTAGGAAAGTGCACCATCACTAATCCAATCAGCATCACTTATCAAGGATCGatacaacagcaacacctaCCTGTGGTCGGCTCATTAAGGCCGACAAACATAGCCACGACGCGATCCACGACCGGCCGAGCCGGCAACCCGTCCAACAACTCGTCCATGGTCATTTCCTGGTGCAGCCCAAGTAATAGCGTTGGCGCATTCGACGGCCTTACCATCTCGtcgtcttccccttcctcatcagACAACCCCAACTCCTCATTCTCCCTTAGATACTCCTTGACTCCACTAATCTGCACGACATCAGCCTCACCCAACTCACTCCACATATCAGAAAGGACGGCCTTACTTCCTCGAGAATCGCACTCCAATGCGCCCCATCAATATACCTCATGCCCGTCTCCCTAACCACCAACCTCCCGGGATCAGGAGGCGGAGTTTCCGAATCTCCGCCCTGCGCTTGCTGTACCTCCCCAAATGCCAATGACGGTTGCACCGACGATGCCGGCGTAATCTGACCACCATTATTAATCACCTGTTGGTGTTCACCCACACTATTCGacctctcctgctgctgctgctgttgttgctgctgcgtaAACGACAGAATCAGATTCTCCAGGTGCTGCAACCGATCCTGTACTTGCGTCGGGCTGGTCCGTCCATTACTCGAGGTCTTGCCGCGCGGGCCGCGCCCGATGAAGGTGCAAGTGCCGGCTTCGTTGCGCTTCAGGCAGTTTGTGCAGGGGTGCGTGCGGCAACACTTTAACCTATTGCATGAATTATGATTATTGGTATGCGTTCTTTTATAGAGTAATAGGTGTTGATGGTTGAAGGTAGAGGGAGGAATGTGGGATTGGAGGGGTTGCCGCTTGCTTACTTGCGGGCTCGGCAGGCTGTGCATGAGAGTTGCACGCGGGTGCGTTTCTTTTCCATAACCGTTTGATTCCTGTATATGTCGATGAATAGTGGAGTATGTAGTGGGGCTACTATGTACCAAGTATAAGGGGGGATGTGTGGAGCGTGGGGTAGTTGTGGTAAATAGATAGTGAATGTGAAGTTGAGTTCGAGTGTAATTGAAGTGGAATGGAGGCTGCCGCGATGGCGATAaggatgggggtggagtGGTTATCTCCGGAGCTAAGCCCGAACCCTACTTTGGGGTGGAGTGGAGCAGACAAGTTGTGAAGTCAAGTTTCGGTACTTGTTTAGAAGAGTGGTACttacagtatatattctAGGGTCCGTCATTTGTATCCTCGTGTAACATCATCTGCACATAGCTATAGTAATCACAGTATACCCCTCGCAGCAGCGAAACAGATCAAATATCTACACAACCACTCTACTATATCTACTGAATCTCCGCCTTCATTgcaaccacctcccccggCGCAACAATCTGCACCCTCCCaactccatcccctccatcctccaacaCAATCCGAtactcatcctccgcatacAGTGGGCTCGTGGCCCTGTACGAGATCTTCTCCGGAAGAACCAACTCCCCACCTTCATGCTTCCTCGTATCGCGCCACAGATCCAGAATCGAAATGAGATTCAATGGCCCATGCACAACGATATCCTTATGACCCTCGACATCTCTCGCCCACAGCGTCGAATAATGGATCTTGTGCGGGTTGAACGTCAACGCCGAGAACCGGAACAATGTCACTGCCGTTTGGCGCAGCGTGCGCGTATGCACATTATCACTCGTCTGGGTAGACGAACTAGCCGGGCCGTTGAATGCCTTCGTCGCTGGAGGAGTAGATGAAGTCGTAGGCGACGGCGAGGTTAGAGCTTTGCGGAAGACCCAGTTCCTGTATACATCCACATCAGCACCATCCCCAACTTCACAAAAGACAATCCCTACTCACCTCCTATCCAGAACCGCCACCCCATCCTCATTTCTAAACTCCTTCTCGACCCCCACAAcaatcatctcctccccggTCTTCCTCACAACCTTCGGCTCCGCACTCAACACCCTCGTCGTCTCCTGCACCTCCTGCCCCACCCTCAGATAATTCGGCTTCCCATCTTTCCCTCTCGGCCAATGTACCTCCCCACCAGCCCACATGCGGCGCGTGAACGGCGACGCAGGGTTATACGAGGTGTCGGTGCCGTCCGCGCCGAGCTCATTTTCCAGGAATGCGGGGGTGAAGTACACGAGGTGGTAGCCGGCGGGTAAGGGCGTGCCGGTGGGCAGGGAAGTCGGGGTATTGGATAGGGATGGGGAGTTGGGGAATAGGGAGGGTCGGTTGAGTGTTAGGGagaggagttggagttggttCGCGTCGAGGGTTTGGGAGCGGGTTTGTGGGCCGAGGGATTGGAAGCGCGTGAGGAAGGATGTTGCGATGCTGGATGCGGATGCGGAGGTGTTGGTGCGGAGGGCCGGGCGGTTGGAGAATGCGCGGGTGAGttgcggagggagggattgcgggcggaggaggggtcgTGTGGAATGGCGGGctaaggaggggagggacaTCGTGGTATGAGTTTTATTGTGGTTGGGGAATGTATGATGA
It contains:
- a CDS encoding uncharacterized protein (COG:S;~EggNog:ENOG410PR29;~SECRETED:SignalP(1-31);~TransMembrane:1 (n16-26c31/32o226-249i)) — encoded protein: MTRPQLCSLMRRPSMILLLALIASTVSPTQAFGLLLRSSDSCPSNYNKCADSKLPDDFCCSSSSTCISLDDSSSAICCPSGQSCDYIETITCDVQLQNATAHPKNSVKTTRLDDSLPKCGDKCCPFGYTCTGDSLCAMNTSSASTLSASQSSTTSTTGTTSSTGTITSFTTSASTTDASNPTIVPVTTGSSKTAISDNNSSSSTNGTSSAAALSSKASCPSYPTNAIIAGFFPGAIFGAVLALLALFLYRKHQQKHQPPSAKVAQFTRRSSKGTLIGISSPIPSDETSYRTDFLLRRNRNTKRYSEGARSRIQRTGTRVRSLFNPNNAPPLPKANPAKTLVPEHGGGAMHARVPVPVPPLPISVTPLQPGRTPSKKTLARTESIRVYTPPGVFATTGVLKPEPYPTHIRTEGTFDDMEK
- the sod4 gene encoding mitochondrial 37S ribosomal protein mS42 (COG:P;~EggNog:ENOG410PNDY;~InterPro:IPR036314,IPR036324,IPR019832;~go_function: GO:0004784 - superoxide dismutase activity [Evidence IEA];~go_function: GO:0046872 - metal ion binding [Evidence IEA];~go_process: GO:0006801 - superoxide metabolic process [Evidence IEA];~go_process: GO:0055114 - oxidation-reduction process [Evidence IEA]), whose protein sequence is MLNRLFRPQSALRAASAFSQKPVSALPRFQIRSLHRVPQLTNDQYFKNNGIPELLSPEAFDFAWTQYQGLLIDKLNLMTQDTVDADAKPGELLVKYSRRPEMASVFNYASMAHNNHFFFNCLSPQQTQIPEKFAKDIVDTCSSIESLKLDFLATANAMFGPGFVWLAKNLEREGLMHIFCTYNAGSPYPAAHARRQPVDMATHSPDAPLGNQYAGAMGAHAANQKNMAPGALDVQPILCVNTWEHVWMMDYGIGGKAEYLERWWDRINWEVVFDNYNAVGPVKGNAANAGRNLSML
- a CDS encoding ubiquinone-binding COQ10-like protein (COG:I;~EggNog:ENOG410PR4K;~InterPro:IPR005031,IPR023393;~PFAM:PF03364), with amino-acid sequence MMRPPIPRSLYNRVSLPRAAHRSLSTSAFSNHLSHHSTNKTNNLRITRSRTSISSTTSLSQPTIQKRPFLSSFLPNSDSASKTRHLTATRTLPHAPAPLFDIISSVESYSSFLPFLTASTVTHRDPTTNYPTRAFLTVGYGPLSETFTSKVTCDAENWVVEAQSGAKYGVGKKDGQGFPGEDEGLFEYLSTRWELQSQGEGKGTVVKLDIRFEFRSQLHAAMMGAVEGQMAGVMVEAFEKRIYDVLGRP
- a CDS encoding putative C6 transcription factor (COG:K;~EggNog:ENOG410PW70;~InterPro:IPR036864,IPR007219,IPR001138;~PFAM:PF00172,PF04082;~TransMembrane:1 (i256-274o);~go_function: GO:0000981 - DNA-binding transcription factor activity, RNA polymerase II-specific [Evidence IEA];~go_function: GO:0003677 - DNA binding [Evidence IEA];~go_function: GO:0008270 - zinc ion binding [Evidence IEA];~go_process: GO:0006351 - transcription, DNA-templated [Evidence IEA];~go_process: GO:0006355 - regulation of transcription, DNA-templated [Evidence IEA]), with the protein product MEKKRTRVQLSCTACRARKLKCCRTHPCTNCLKRNEAGTCTFIGRGPRGKTSSNGRTSPTQVQDRLQHLENLILSFTQQQQQQQQQERSNSVGEHQQVINNGGQITPASSVQPSLAFGEVQQAQGGDSETPPPDPGRLVVRETGMRYIDGAHWSAILEEISGVKEYLRENEELGLSDEEGEDDEMVRPSNAPTLLLGLHQEMTMDELLDGLPARPVVDRVVAMFVGLNEPTTVMVHFPTFQKQYNQFWQRPKEVSISWLALLYAALTITMSVYMRTGEPLPAEFGEADEAVQRLRQLTAQCLVQSNYTVPGRFKVEALFFYTMCEFFRSEDAQVGVSFLLNMAIRLAMRSGYHRDPQHFPNITPYEGEMRRRVWAIMRQLDVLISFQVGVPRGIQDWQQDVELPRNISDEEFGESTVELPPSRPETELSTTAYIRGKSRLMAVFGKISDLAYSRDPMTYDDILALDRQLEEARDLVPTAFKIRPLDQCFVDSSYLILRRYTLELLYQKARCVLHRRYLGEVHTNPRYAYSRQVCMSASKEILRHQADIYHETQPGGLLYRDRQFPNSLQTADYLLAAMIICLDLSQNPTGTPTGSTDEDVAAVIRSREELLATIKTSHRIFEQQRRRSADAQKAYVALTIMLRRINFQQQESQQLTSAQPPLYGSWNGQPYSVGVDPMGITPEYQALDVIGEMLDAPTNLDWNLWDQQMQCAANTDVGLWGDNIPEAVNI
- a CDS encoding hydroxyacyl-thioester dehydratase HTD2 (COG:S;~EggNog:ENOG410PIBR;~InterPro:IPR029069) is translated as MSLPSLARHSTRPLLRPQSLPPQLTRAFSNRPALRTNTSASASSIATSFLTRFQSLGPQTRSQTLDANQLQLLSLTLNRPSLFPNSPSLSNTPTSLPTGTPLPAGYHLVYFTPAFLENELGADGTDTSYNPASPFTRRMWAGGEVHWPRGKDGKPNYLRVGQEVQETTRVLSAEPKVVRKTGEEMIVVGVEKEFRNEDGVAVLDRRNWVFRKALTSPSPTTSSTPPATKAFNGPASSSTQTSDNVHTRTLRQTAVTLFRFSALTFNPHKIHYSTLWARDVEGHKDIVVHGPLNLISILDLWRDTRKHEGGELVLPEKISYRATSPLYAEDEYRIVLEDGGDGVGRVQIVAPGEVVAMKAEIQ